One part of the Rhodococcus oxybenzonivorans genome encodes these proteins:
- a CDS encoding tetratricopeptide repeat protein, which produces MTVSESDDGRRSFRGGGASNSGRGGASGSDRGGASGSSRGGPSGGRGGSFGGPRDSRGGAGNDRRGGQRRGGEGGFTPRGRDGDRPQRQDARPDEPDLPENVEAGELDPTVRRDLLSLDKTNANTVARHLVMAGKLVDDDPRLALAHARAARQRAGRIAVVREAAGITAYHAGEWAEALSELRAARRMAGGPGLLAVMADCERGLGRPERAIELGRSEEAAALSGDDAAELRIVVAGARMDLGQFDQAVVTLQTPDLDASRTGPGAARLFYAYADALVAAGRIEDGLKWFLNSAAADLEGDTDAEERVAELTGDDQ; this is translated from the coding sequence ATGACTGTGTCGGAGAGCGACGACGGACGTCGATCCTTCCGCGGAGGCGGTGCCTCTAATTCTGGACGAGGCGGTGCTTCAGGTTCGGACCGAGGCGGTGCCTCGGGTTCGAGTAGAGGTGGCCCGTCGGGTGGTCGTGGTGGATCGTTCGGCGGCCCGCGAGATTCTCGTGGCGGTGCCGGCAATGACCGGCGAGGTGGGCAGCGCCGTGGGGGCGAGGGGGGATTCACTCCGCGGGGTCGTGATGGTGACCGCCCGCAGCGGCAGGATGCCCGTCCCGACGAACCCGACCTGCCCGAGAATGTCGAGGCCGGTGAACTTGATCCGACTGTCCGGCGTGACCTGCTGAGCTTGGACAAGACGAACGCGAATACCGTTGCGCGGCATCTCGTGATGGCGGGCAAGTTGGTTGACGACGATCCCCGACTGGCCCTGGCGCATGCGCGTGCGGCGCGGCAGCGGGCCGGACGTATCGCCGTCGTTCGCGAGGCCGCGGGGATCACCGCGTACCACGCTGGTGAATGGGCAGAAGCGCTGTCCGAGTTGCGGGCCGCACGTCGGATGGCTGGCGGTCCCGGACTCCTCGCCGTGATGGCGGACTGCGAACGCGGGCTGGGCCGACCCGAACGGGCGATCGAACTGGGTCGGAGCGAGGAAGCAGCGGCTCTGTCTGGTGATGACGCCGCCGAGCTGCGCATCGTAGTTGCAGGTGCGCGCATGGACCTCGGGCAGTTCGATCAGGCCGTGGTCACGTTGCAGACGCCGGACCTCGACGCTTCCCGTACCGGTCCGGGAGCTGCGCGTCTCTTCTATGCGTATGCCGACGCCCTGGTGGCCGCCGGCCGTATCGAGGACGGACTGAAGTGGTTCCTCAATTCGGCTGCGGCGGACCTCGAAGGTGATACCGACGCAGAGGAGCGTGTGGCCGAGCTGACCGGAGACGATCAGTGA
- a CDS encoding HAD-IIA family hydrolase: MTVEPGGASSLRDGYDALLLDLDGTLYQGPLAMPGARAALASGTQALYYVTNNASRSPSEVAAHLTELGFDASESRVVTSSQSAARLLAEKIEPGAAVLVVGTEALADEVARVRLRPVRLFADSPVAVVQGHSPTTDWAILAEATLAIRSGALWVAANVDSTLPTERGLVLGNGSMVAALRTATSSEPLVAGKPAAPLMEDAIRRSGSLRPLVVGDRLDTDIEGANAVGLESLLVLTGVSTAIDVLRATEEQRPTFVASELGALNRPADESRVGEDRRFSVDFDGTDLVIEPKGRSIGTADSVTLLRHVAVSAWKYPEFGRVTSTHPAVSALVSDWGA; the protein is encoded by the coding sequence GTGACGGTGGAGCCCGGTGGGGCGTCGTCGCTGCGTGACGGATATGACGCTCTGCTACTCGATCTGGACGGCACCCTGTACCAGGGTCCGCTGGCTATGCCCGGTGCCCGGGCCGCGCTGGCGTCGGGAACGCAAGCCCTCTATTACGTGACGAACAATGCGAGCCGTAGCCCAAGTGAGGTCGCCGCACACCTGACCGAGCTCGGTTTCGACGCCTCGGAGTCGAGGGTGGTCACGAGTTCGCAATCCGCAGCTCGACTCCTCGCTGAGAAGATCGAACCCGGTGCTGCAGTGCTGGTAGTCGGGACGGAAGCCCTGGCTGATGAAGTGGCGCGGGTCCGCTTGCGCCCGGTGCGGTTGTTCGCGGATTCGCCCGTCGCGGTGGTGCAGGGCCATTCTCCGACAACCGACTGGGCGATTCTTGCGGAGGCGACACTCGCCATCCGGTCGGGAGCTCTCTGGGTAGCGGCCAACGTCGATTCCACGCTCCCTACCGAGCGTGGGCTGGTGCTGGGCAACGGATCTATGGTGGCCGCTCTGCGCACCGCAACGTCCTCCGAACCTCTGGTCGCCGGTAAACCGGCAGCGCCTTTGATGGAAGACGCGATACGCCGCAGTGGGAGTTTGCGCCCTCTGGTTGTGGGCGACAGACTCGACACCGACATCGAGGGCGCCAACGCCGTGGGTCTCGAATCCCTGTTGGTGCTCACCGGGGTCAGTACTGCCATCGACGTCCTAAGGGCCACCGAGGAACAACGCCCGACCTTCGTCGCTTCCGAATTGGGTGCCCTCAACCGGCCTGCTGACGAATCGAGGGTCGGCGAGGACCGTCGCTTCTCCGTCGACTTCGACGGCACTGATCTGGTGATCGAACCGAAAGGCAGATCGATCGGCACTGCCGATTCGGTGACGCTGCTCCGGCACGTGGCTGTGTCAGCATGGAAGTACCCCGAGTTCGGCCGCGTCACCTCCACTCACCCGGCAGTCAGCGCCCTCGTGTCCGATTGGGGTGCTTGA
- a CDS encoding TlyA family RNA methyltransferase gives MARRARVDAELVRRGLARSREHAQELITSGRVLISGVAATKPATAVEAGTPLRVVEVDNEVSWASRGAHKLLGALEAFGPGGLSVEGKRCLDAGASTGGFTDVLLHHGAREVVAVDVGYGQLVWRLQSDDRVRVVDRTNVRAIDAERIGGPVDLVVADLSFISLELVLPAFVACVTAGADLVPMVKPQFEVGKDHVGSGGVVRDPELRVAAVLRVARAAESLGLRTLGAVASPLPGPSGNVEYFLWLRLGATAVPEPGVVPGVDDEPVDSIEELIRTAVQEGPQ, from the coding sequence GTGGCCCGACGCGCGCGGGTGGATGCCGAACTCGTTCGGCGTGGACTGGCCCGGTCCCGTGAACACGCCCAGGAACTCATAACTTCCGGCAGAGTACTGATCTCCGGAGTAGCTGCGACCAAACCTGCTACCGCCGTCGAAGCGGGAACACCGCTACGGGTGGTCGAGGTGGACAACGAGGTGTCCTGGGCTTCGCGGGGCGCCCACAAGTTGCTCGGCGCTCTCGAAGCGTTCGGACCCGGTGGGCTCTCGGTCGAGGGGAAGCGGTGTCTCGACGCCGGCGCCTCGACGGGGGGCTTCACGGATGTACTTCTCCACCATGGCGCCCGGGAGGTGGTCGCGGTGGATGTCGGATACGGCCAGTTGGTGTGGCGGTTGCAGTCGGACGATCGGGTTCGTGTAGTCGACCGCACCAACGTGCGTGCTATCGACGCCGAGCGCATCGGCGGACCTGTCGATCTGGTGGTCGCCGACCTGTCGTTCATTTCCCTCGAACTCGTGCTGCCGGCCTTCGTCGCGTGTGTCACTGCCGGCGCAGATCTCGTTCCGATGGTGAAGCCGCAGTTCGAAGTCGGTAAGGATCATGTCGGGTCGGGCGGAGTGGTCCGTGACCCGGAACTGCGGGTGGCTGCCGTCCTCAGGGTCGCAAGGGCCGCGGAGTCCCTGGGGCTGCGTACGCTGGGAGCCGTCGCGAGCCCGTTGCCAGGTCCCTCCGGAAATGTCGAGTATTTCCTGTGGCTCCGCTTGGGTGCCACTGCGGTGCCGGAACCGGGTGTCGTACCCGGGGTTGATGATGAACCGGTCGACTCGATCGAAGAGTTGATTCGCACCGCGGTGCAGGAAGGACCACAGTGA
- a CDS encoding NAD kinase has translation MSGGSSGTAREILLVAHPGRAEITETARRVGEIFKSAGIGLRVLVDEVDNTRIEPMDGMAPDEFLVPGFEVTIVQAGPHAALGCEMVLVLGGDGTFLRAAELAQAASIPVLGINLGRIGFLAETEAEHLDEALGQVVRREYRVEQRMTLDVVVRVDDEIIERGWALNEASIENRSRLGVLEVVLEVDGRPVSAFGCDGVLISTPTGSTAYAFSAGGPVVWPELEALLVVPSNAHALFARPLVTSPESIIAVETVAGSHDGLVFCDGRRTLELPAGARVEVVRGKEAVRWVRLDSAPFADRMVRKFELPVTGWRGRKP, from the coding sequence GTGAGCGGGGGAAGCAGCGGCACGGCACGCGAGATTCTGCTGGTGGCGCACCCGGGCCGTGCCGAAATCACGGAGACCGCACGGCGCGTCGGTGAGATCTTCAAGAGCGCTGGAATCGGACTGCGCGTCCTCGTCGACGAGGTCGACAACACACGCATCGAACCAATGGACGGCATGGCGCCCGACGAGTTCCTCGTGCCGGGATTCGAGGTGACGATCGTCCAGGCCGGTCCGCACGCCGCCCTCGGCTGCGAAATGGTGCTGGTCCTCGGAGGAGATGGGACTTTCCTTCGCGCCGCGGAACTTGCTCAGGCCGCGTCCATTCCGGTGCTGGGCATCAACCTCGGGCGCATCGGCTTCCTTGCCGAAACGGAGGCCGAACATCTGGACGAGGCACTCGGTCAGGTGGTGCGCCGCGAATATCGGGTGGAACAGCGCATGACGCTGGACGTCGTCGTTCGGGTGGACGACGAGATCATCGAGCGGGGCTGGGCGCTCAACGAAGCGAGCATCGAGAACCGGTCCCGGCTCGGTGTTCTCGAAGTGGTGCTCGAAGTCGACGGCCGCCCCGTGTCGGCGTTCGGATGCGACGGAGTGCTCATCTCGACACCGACGGGGTCGACGGCCTACGCCTTCTCCGCCGGCGGTCCCGTCGTGTGGCCCGAACTGGAAGCCTTGCTGGTTGTTCCGAGCAATGCCCACGCACTCTTCGCGCGGCCGCTCGTCACCAGCCCGGAGTCGATCATCGCTGTCGAGACGGTGGCCGGTAGTCATGATGGACTGGTTTTTTGTGACGGCAGGAGAACTCTCGAACTTCCTGCGGGTGCGCGGGTGGAGGTGGTGCGCGGTAAGGAAGCCGTTCGCTGGGTGCGACTCGACTCGGCTCCCTTCGCCGATCGCATGGTGCGAAAGTTCGAGCTGCCCGTCACCGGGTGGCGAGGAAGGAAACCCTAG
- the recN gene encoding DNA repair protein RecN, with protein sequence MLAEIRIDNLGVISEASAQFHEGLTVLTGETGAGKTMVVTSLHLLSGARADAGRVRLGAPRAVVEGRFVTDENSERVERAVTELLESTGAERDEDGTIIAVRTVSSDGRSRAHLGGRSVPAGVLSDFTDPLLTVHGQNDQLRLLRPDQQRAALDRFAEKTVGPLLARYRKHRDEWLTARSELIERTGRTRELAQEADQLTFALNEIDGIAPTPGEDESIVAEVRRLSELDSLRSAAQEAQTALAGGDEMDGDGVSPPALGLLSEARARIESATDPELDGLGSRLADAIAVVTDVSADLTTYLAGLPADPGALDSLLSRQAELKNLTRKYAADVDGVLEWAENARARLEKIDVSSDALAALTKQVEDSAAATAEAASKLTAARVKAAAKLAKAVSSELSGLAMGRAALDVSVRARAAGPQDTAPLTVEGAQVHAGSSGVDEVEFRLSAHSGAQSLPISKSASGGELSRVMLALEVVLAGSDSGATMVFDEVDAGVGGRAAVEIGKRLGRLARTHQVIVVTHLPQVAAFADTHLVVDKVDDADGVVSSGVRTLTDDERVVELARMLAGLDDTETGRAHAEELLATAKAERAV encoded by the coding sequence GTGCTGGCAGAGATCAGGATCGACAACCTCGGTGTGATCTCCGAGGCGTCCGCGCAGTTCCACGAAGGCTTGACAGTACTCACCGGTGAGACAGGCGCCGGAAAGACGATGGTGGTGACCAGCCTCCATCTCCTCAGCGGTGCCCGGGCAGACGCGGGCCGGGTGCGTCTCGGGGCGCCGCGAGCCGTCGTCGAAGGTCGTTTCGTGACGGACGAGAATTCCGAACGCGTCGAGCGGGCCGTCACCGAGTTGCTCGAGTCGACCGGCGCCGAGCGGGACGAAGACGGCACCATCATCGCGGTGCGGACCGTCAGCAGCGACGGCCGCTCGCGCGCGCACCTCGGCGGCCGCAGTGTCCCCGCCGGAGTGCTGTCCGACTTCACCGACCCGCTACTGACCGTGCACGGGCAGAACGACCAACTGCGGCTGTTGCGCCCCGACCAGCAGCGTGCTGCGCTCGACCGATTCGCGGAGAAAACCGTCGGCCCTCTCCTGGCGCGGTACCGCAAGCACCGCGACGAATGGCTGACCGCGCGATCGGAGTTGATCGAGCGAACCGGCCGCACGCGCGAACTCGCGCAGGAGGCCGATCAGCTGACGTTTGCTCTCAACGAAATCGACGGCATCGCCCCCACCCCAGGGGAGGACGAGTCGATCGTCGCCGAAGTGCGCAGGCTCAGCGAACTCGACTCCTTGCGGTCGGCAGCGCAGGAGGCGCAGACCGCGCTTGCCGGCGGTGACGAGATGGACGGTGACGGCGTGTCGCCGCCCGCCCTCGGCTTGCTGTCCGAAGCTCGCGCCCGTATCGAGTCCGCCACCGATCCGGAACTCGACGGGTTGGGTTCGCGTCTTGCGGATGCCATCGCCGTGGTCACGGACGTGTCGGCCGACCTCACCACCTACCTGGCCGGACTGCCCGCGGACCCCGGCGCGCTGGACTCGCTGTTGTCGAGGCAGGCGGAGCTCAAGAACCTCACGCGCAAGTACGCTGCGGACGTCGACGGCGTGCTCGAGTGGGCCGAGAACGCGCGGGCGCGGCTCGAGAAGATCGATGTGTCGTCCGATGCGCTGGCCGCGCTGACGAAGCAGGTGGAGGATTCGGCGGCGGCGACTGCCGAGGCGGCATCGAAACTCACTGCCGCCCGTGTCAAGGCTGCGGCCAAGCTCGCCAAGGCAGTGAGTTCGGAGCTGTCCGGTCTCGCGATGGGCCGCGCAGCTCTCGACGTGTCGGTACGCGCACGTGCGGCGGGCCCTCAGGACACCGCTCCGCTCACCGTGGAGGGCGCGCAGGTGCATGCCGGGTCGTCGGGTGTCGACGAAGTCGAGTTTCGTTTGTCGGCCCATAGTGGCGCACAGTCGCTGCCGATCAGCAAGAGCGCCTCGGGCGGTGAACTTTCCCGGGTGATGCTTGCACTCGAGGTGGTGCTTGCCGGATCCGATTCGGGTGCGACCATGGTGTTCGACGAGGTCGACGCAGGGGTTGGCGGCCGCGCTGCCGTCGAGATCGGCAAGCGACTGGGCCGGTTGGCGAGAACCCACCAGGTGATCGTGGTGACCCACCTGCCGCAGGTGGCGGCATTCGCCGATACCCATCTGGTGGTCGACAAGGTCGACGACGCCGACGGAGTCGTCAGTAGCGGGGTGCGCACCCTCACCGATGACGAGCGGGTCGTGGAACTGGCCAGGATGCTCGCCGGTCTCGACGACACGGAAACCGGTCGTGCGCACGCTGAGGAACTGCTTGCCACGGCAAAAGCCGAACGTGCTGTCTGA
- the steA gene encoding putative cytokinetic ring protein SteA has protein sequence MKMPALLSRNTETLPGVSGIARVDRNTAKLLRRVGPGDVVVLDELDLDRGTADALVKAGVLAVVNASPSISGRYPNLGPEVIVANGILLIDSAGTEVFKSIKDGSKVRIDGGCVYSGERRIAKGDEQTEAEISDRMIEAKTGLVDHLEAFSGNTIEFIRTESPLLIDGVGVPDVDVDMKDRHVVIVSDGPDHASDLKNLKPFIKEYSPILIGVGAGADVLRSAGYRPDLIVGDPEDITSATLKSGAEVVLPADQDGHASGLSRIQDLGIGAMTFPASGSPSDLALLLADHHGASLIVTVGNTVSLDEFFDRGRRDSNPSAFMTRLKVGPKLVDAKAVATLYRSRVSGGAIALLVLAALVAVIVALVVSNVGGEALDWAIATWNSFALWVQGFFK, from the coding sequence ATGAAGATGCCGGCACTGCTGTCACGTAACACCGAAACTTTGCCTGGGGTCAGCGGCATCGCCAGGGTGGACCGCAACACAGCCAAGCTGCTGAGGCGTGTCGGGCCAGGCGACGTCGTCGTTCTCGACGAGCTCGACCTCGATCGCGGTACCGCGGACGCCTTGGTCAAGGCCGGCGTTCTCGCAGTGGTCAACGCGTCTCCGTCGATTTCGGGGCGCTATCCGAATCTGGGACCGGAGGTGATCGTCGCCAACGGGATCCTCCTGATCGATTCCGCGGGAACCGAGGTCTTCAAGAGCATCAAGGACGGAAGCAAGGTCCGGATCGACGGCGGCTGCGTATATTCGGGGGAGCGGCGCATCGCCAAGGGCGACGAGCAGACCGAGGCCGAAATCTCCGATCGGATGATCGAGGCGAAGACGGGACTGGTCGATCACCTGGAAGCGTTCTCCGGCAACACGATCGAGTTCATTCGCACCGAAAGTCCGCTTCTCATCGACGGGGTGGGAGTGCCGGATGTCGACGTCGACATGAAGGATCGGCACGTTGTGATCGTGTCCGACGGACCGGATCACGCGTCGGATCTGAAAAATCTCAAGCCGTTCATCAAGGAATACTCGCCGATTCTCATCGGTGTGGGGGCAGGCGCCGATGTTCTCAGATCTGCCGGCTACCGGCCCGACCTCATCGTCGGTGACCCGGAGGACATCACCAGCGCGACGCTGAAGTCGGGCGCCGAGGTGGTGCTGCCGGCAGACCAGGACGGGCATGCCTCGGGCTTGTCGCGTATCCAGGATCTGGGCATTGGGGCCATGACGTTCCCGGCTTCCGGGTCTCCGTCCGACCTGGCGCTGCTCCTCGCCGATCACCACGGTGCCTCGTTGATCGTGACCGTGGGCAACACGGTCTCGCTCGACGAGTTCTTCGACCGCGGCCGCCGCGACAGCAATCCGTCGGCGTTCATGACCCGATTGAAAGTCGGACCCAAGCTGGTGGACGCCAAGGCCGTGGCGACCCTTTACCGCAGCAGGGTGTCGGGAGGTGCCATCGCTCTGCTCGTACTGGCCGCTCTGGTCGCGGTCATCGTGGCCCTCGTCGTGTCGAATGTCGGTGGGGAAGCTCTGGACTGGGCTATCGCGACCTGGAACAGCTTTGCGCTGTGGGTGCAGGGGTTCTTCAAGTGA
- a CDS encoding copper transporter → MISLRQHAISIAAIFLALAIGVVLGSGLLSSGLVSGLRDDKVDLQNDIENANERNNQLTEQLNSADGFDSAVAGRVVADALAGRTVVVVTTPDADPADLDGVNRMIGAAGGSVTGRVSLTDSFVDATGGDRLRTVVNNVIPAGVTLKTGAVDQGSLAGDLLGSVVLLGKETGQPQSSPQERALALETLRGAGFITYDDGGVEPAQLAVVLTGDRDVEDGASGNRGAVVARFAGALDSRGGGTVLAGRPASAQGNGAVAVARADAALSAALTTIDNIDREAGKITVPLSLQEQLGGAAGRYGTGPGTTGVTVGATPA, encoded by the coding sequence GTGATTTCTCTGCGTCAACATGCCATTTCGATCGCAGCGATCTTCCTGGCGCTGGCAATCGGGGTGGTACTGGGATCCGGCCTGCTGTCGAGCGGTCTCGTGTCCGGTCTCCGCGACGACAAGGTTGATTTGCAGAACGACATCGAAAATGCGAACGAACGCAACAACCAGCTGACCGAGCAGCTGAATTCGGCCGATGGTTTCGACTCGGCGGTGGCCGGCCGGGTGGTGGCCGACGCCCTTGCGGGGCGAACTGTCGTCGTGGTGACCACGCCCGACGCCGACCCTGCCGACCTCGACGGGGTGAACCGGATGATTGGGGCGGCCGGTGGCAGCGTCACGGGACGGGTGTCCCTGACGGACTCGTTCGTCGACGCCACTGGTGGTGACCGGCTGCGCACGGTCGTCAACAATGTCATCCCCGCCGGTGTCACCTTGAAGACGGGTGCCGTGGATCAGGGCAGCCTGGCGGGTGACCTCCTGGGCTCGGTGGTTCTGCTCGGCAAGGAGACCGGTCAGCCGCAGAGTTCACCGCAGGAGAGGGCGCTCGCTCTGGAAACGTTGCGAGGTGCAGGTTTCATCACCTACGACGACGGCGGGGTCGAGCCCGCCCAGCTCGCGGTGGTGCTCACGGGGGACCGTGACGTGGAGGACGGCGCCAGCGGTAACCGGGGCGCGGTGGTTGCCCGGTTCGCGGGAGCGTTGGACTCGCGCGGCGGTGGAACCGTCCTCGCCGGTCGTCCGGCTTCGGCGCAGGGAAACGGTGCGGTCGCCGTTGCCCGTGCCGATGCCGCACTGTCGGCGGCGCTCACGACGATCGACAACATCGACCGCGAAGCGGGAAAGATCACCGTTCCGCTGTCGTTGCAGGAGCAGCTCGGCGGCGCCGCCGGCCGGTATGGCACCGGACCCGGAACCACCGGAGTCACGGTTGGGGCGACGCCCGCGTAG
- a CDS encoding CTP synthase — protein MPQSRTSSRTATKHIFVSGGVASSLGKGLTASSLGQLLTARGMRVTMQKLDPYLNVDPGTMNPFQHGEVFVTEDGAETDLDVGHYERFLDRDLSGQANVTTGQVYSTVIAKERRGEYLGDTVQVIPHITDEIKSRILAMSGPDLQGQRPDVVITEIGGTVGDIESQPFLEAARQVRHDVGRDNVFFLHVSLVPYLAPSGELKTKPTQHSVAALRNIGIQPDALILRCDREVPPALKNKIALMCDVDVDGCISTPDAPSIYDIPKVLHSEGLDAYVVRQLGLPFRDVDWTVWGNLLERVHQPRETVRIALVGKYVDLPDAYLSVTEALRAGGFAHRSKVEISWVPSDACETEAGAQAALGDVDGVLIPGGFGIRGIEGKLGAIRYARHRKIPLLGLCLGLQCVVIEAARSVGLEDANSAEFEPETTHPVISTMADQEDVVAGEADLGGTMRLGAYPAVLAKGSVVARAYGSEQVSERHRHRYEVNNAYRDRIAKSGLLFSGTSPDGHLVEFVEYPAKQHPFFVATQAHPELKSRPTRPHPLFAAFVAAALTYKLEERLPVDVHGEERTVEVAVADEVAATDRASIDSAG, from the coding sequence TTGCCACAGTCACGCACTTCTTCGCGTACCGCCACCAAGCACATCTTCGTCAGCGGCGGCGTCGCCTCCTCGCTCGGCAAGGGCCTCACAGCCTCGAGTCTGGGACAATTGCTGACCGCGCGAGGGATGCGCGTGACCATGCAGAAACTGGATCCGTACCTCAACGTCGATCCGGGAACGATGAATCCCTTCCAGCACGGTGAAGTCTTCGTGACGGAAGACGGCGCCGAAACCGACCTCGATGTCGGCCACTACGAGCGCTTCCTCGATCGCGACCTTTCCGGTCAGGCGAATGTGACCACGGGCCAGGTGTATTCGACGGTCATCGCCAAGGAACGGCGGGGGGAGTATCTCGGGGACACCGTCCAGGTCATTCCGCACATCACGGACGAAATCAAGAGCCGCATCCTCGCCATGAGTGGGCCGGACCTGCAGGGTCAGCGTCCCGATGTGGTGATCACCGAGATCGGCGGCACCGTCGGCGACATCGAGTCGCAGCCGTTCCTCGAGGCGGCCCGTCAGGTGCGACACGACGTCGGCCGCGACAATGTCTTCTTCCTCCACGTCTCTCTGGTTCCGTACCTGGCGCCGTCGGGTGAGCTGAAGACGAAGCCCACCCAGCACTCGGTTGCCGCGCTGCGGAACATCGGTATCCAGCCCGACGCGCTGATCCTGCGCTGCGACCGCGAGGTCCCGCCGGCGCTGAAGAACAAGATCGCGCTGATGTGTGACGTCGACGTCGACGGATGTATCTCGACACCCGACGCGCCGTCGATCTACGACATCCCGAAGGTTCTTCACAGCGAGGGCCTCGACGCATACGTCGTGCGTCAGCTGGGGCTACCGTTCCGGGACGTGGACTGGACGGTCTGGGGAAATCTTCTCGAGCGCGTCCACCAGCCGCGCGAGACGGTGCGGATCGCGCTCGTCGGCAAGTATGTCGACCTTCCCGACGCGTACCTGTCGGTCACCGAGGCACTGCGAGCGGGAGGGTTCGCTCATCGATCCAAGGTGGAGATCTCCTGGGTTCCCTCGGACGCCTGTGAGACCGAAGCCGGAGCGCAGGCAGCGCTGGGGGATGTGGACGGGGTGCTGATTCCCGGCGGCTTCGGGATCCGTGGCATCGAGGGCAAGCTCGGCGCCATCCGGTATGCGCGCCACCGCAAGATCCCACTGCTCGGCCTGTGCCTCGGCTTGCAGTGCGTCGTGATCGAGGCCGCCCGCAGCGTGGGGCTCGAGGATGCCAACTCTGCGGAGTTCGAGCCCGAGACTACGCACCCGGTCATCTCCACGATGGCCGATCAGGAAGACGTCGTGGCCGGCGAAGCCGACCTCGGTGGAACGATGCGCCTCGGCGCCTATCCGGCCGTGCTGGCCAAGGGTTCGGTCGTTGCGCGGGCGTACGGCAGCGAGCAGGTTTCCGAACGTCATCGGCACCGCTACGAGGTCAACAATGCCTACCGCGACCGCATCGCCAAGAGCGGTCTTCTCTTCAGTGGGACCTCGCCGGACGGGCACCTCGTCGAGTTCGTCGAGTACCCGGCGAAGCAGCATCCGTTCTTCGTCGCGACGCAGGCCCACCCGGAGCTCAAGAGCCGTCCGACTCGTCCGCACCCCTTGTTCGCAGCATTCGTCGCAGCGGCGTTGACGTACAAGCTCGAAGAACGCCTTCCCGTCGACGTCCACGGTGAGGAGCGGACGGTCGAGGTCGCCGTGGCGGACGAGGTGGCCGCCACCGACCGGGCGTCGATCGACAGTGCCGGATAA
- a CDS encoding NUDIX domain-containing protein, whose product MTDTDRHEFDILDSRVVYSGAILALRLDEVAMPNGRTAEREVVEHHGAVAVVVLDDENRLVLIHQYRHPVGRRLWEIPAGLLDEPDEDPLEAAKRELAEETGLAAKQWAVLVDVAVSPGFTDESVRVFLAEDLYTVHRPEPEHEEADLEIERFPLDEAVAMVLRGEIVNATAVSGIMSLAAIKSRPDTPLRDRDAPWVDRPASFSERKRSRAGVEAAGE is encoded by the coding sequence ATGACCGACACCGATCGGCACGAATTCGACATTCTCGACTCGCGCGTCGTCTACAGCGGGGCCATCCTGGCATTGCGTCTGGACGAGGTGGCGATGCCGAATGGGCGGACAGCCGAACGAGAGGTCGTCGAGCATCACGGCGCAGTTGCAGTCGTGGTGCTCGACGACGAGAACCGACTCGTCCTCATCCACCAGTACCGGCACCCGGTGGGCCGCCGGCTGTGGGAGATTCCGGCGGGCCTCCTCGACGAACCGGACGAGGACCCGCTGGAGGCTGCGAAGCGGGAGTTGGCCGAGGAAACAGGACTCGCGGCGAAACAGTGGGCGGTCCTCGTGGACGTGGCTGTCTCGCCCGGCTTCACCGACGAGTCGGTGCGGGTGTTTCTCGCGGAGGACCTCTACACCGTCCACCGGCCCGAACCGGAGCACGAAGAGGCCGACCTCGAGATAGAGCGGTTCCCGCTCGACGAGGCGGTGGCGATGGTCCTGCGCGGTGAGATCGTCAACGCCACCGCGGTTTCCGGGATCATGTCGTTGGCCGCAATCAAGTCGCGACCCGACACGCCACTACGCGACCGGGATGCACCGTGGGTCGATCGTCCGGCGAGTTTCAGTGAGAGAAAACGCTCACGTGCCGGGGTCGAAGCCGCCGGAGAATGA